In Citrus sinensis cultivar Valencia sweet orange chromosome 3, DVS_A1.0, whole genome shotgun sequence, the sequence TTATaaagttcttttgattttttaaactgagttttttaatgtaattttacatatttaagaaaaaagatatctctaaacaattttattaaacatactctaaaaataaaaagtaataaaaacgTATGTctattttggtcattatataataaaataacactttcgtaataaaatttatcaaacgcATGCACTCTACTTTTCAAACTCACAGCAAGAGCAATTGCAACAGCACAGTTTACCAAACGCCAAGCTACTTTTTAATCAGCAGCTTATTTAATCCGCACAACACAAGCAGCTTATTTCATCAGCTTCCGCAATCCTAAACTGGcccttcttttttaaaattgttgtcaaaatgagaaaaattatgaaataatcagtttttataaaatctacCAAACACTATTTTTGTCACAAGTTACAAAATAAGTAACTTATTAGGTTTCAATCTCAATTCTAAATGGGGCATTAGAAGTTCGTTTgagtgatttttaaataaatatttcttattaatcaattaagaGATCCTAAGAATTAGGAATGGGCAAATAATTCGAACCCATCGAATCTGAAAAAAATCAGGTATGGATCGAATCATATTACTTAACCAATTCGATTGGATGCTATTTATCTAAGTTGACTGGAACCTTGTCTGATCTGAAAATCCAATTGAATTCTTCTTGaccacagaaaaaaaaatttcagaagccAAATCTTGTCTTACTCTCTCACACATACAATAGTCTCTTTCACacgcgcgcgcacacacaaaATAAATCTTGATTCACTACCTCAAACACACAACAATCAACACAACATTCACACCACACAAGCATACACACGCAGCGGTACCATTcaccaaacaaacaaatgcaCACATAGATTAGAGACGCCAGATGAACATGACAATAGGCACAGTAGCACTGAATGTACTGCAGCTAGCAATCACCGACGCACTGGTGCAACCGTGCAAAGCCAAACCATTGCTAGTCCGCAATACGCCAACGCGATCTGCTGTAGCTCGACCACTTCTGTTGCTTGCTCCACCTCAACCGACAGCACCATCACCAATTTCCTCTACCCCGAATTTTTCATGTATATAACtatattgtattaaataattataatggaGTCTATTGTTTGACATATTGATATCTTAAATCATTGTGCAATTGCAATCACCAAAGTTTATGAATTTCAATAAGCCAATTTATTTGGGAACCTGCGTATCAACCCCGTTGAAAGGTTCTAGACATCTGCCATTTTTTCAACGCATTTCTTTAGACAAagactccattttttttttcctgcaaTTTCTAGTTGGAAGAAGAAACAACGTTGAGAGTgagccggtgacaaaagaaacaaagtttATTGATGTGTTAATCCTAATCCGATCCGATCTAAACTTAACCTAATGCTTGATCCAATCTGATCTGATCAGAATTGGATTACGTGTTTGGGTTGAGTTCGGATAgcttttttttctaacttaaTTAATCTGAAATTCGATCGGATTGATTTGAATATAATCTGAACCTGATTTTAACCACCCCTACTAAGGGCTAGTTTGGGAAACTGATGAAATAAGTTGCTTGTATTGTACAGATGAAATAAGCTGCTGATTAAAAAGTAGTTTGGTGTTTGTTAAACTGTGTTGTTGCGGTTACCGTGAGTTTGAAAAGTATAGTatatgtgtttgataaattttattacgaaaatattattttactatataacgatcaaaatagatataaattttaattattttttatttttagagtatatttaataaattatttaaacatatctttttttcttaaatatgtaATATAGATTAAACTTCAAAAGCCAtagttatgaaattaaaatatgaacttACTGGATCAAAACTAGAAAGAACGTACATAGTTACGACGGTAATATGATATctgattatttatatataagagTTTATGGATAAGtgagatataattattatttttatttaaatataaggttataatataaattttaaaaacttgtggtagtttattcaataatattctCATCGTAGATATCGCGTGTCCCGACATTAATGGCTAATCCGCGCGTTTGCGACGGATAAggtcaataattaatttccacGGTTGTAATTATAGTACCGAGACAGAAATTCACGGGACGGATGGATAAGATCCAACcgcttaaaaattaaaataatttgcaaatatcaaaagaaatttcttctaaattagattaattaataaaaagaattcaaataaataaataaatataaaagatcTTAAAACGCGGTAAATACGCGTCTAGGCATCccactctctctctatataacTATAATAAAGTCAAGAGAGTTGCGTTTGCATtatctcatctttttgtttttttggggCTCTATTTAGATTGGAGCATCACTTTTCTTAAGGttagattgtttatttgaGCCCTGCAatctttgttgttttattttcagatCTTTGACATTGGTTTGTTAAAGTCTCTTGTTTTGATCATTAGCTATTGAATTGATCTGGGTAACGTTCATTGTTTTTGTCTTATCAGTTCCATATTCCTTAATTTCACCATAATTTTGTAACTTAAGTTGATTTTTATGATTgtaggaaataatttttaatgtttaattatttatttattgcctTTCAATTTATGTATCCAGTATTTGGTTATTGTGATTTGGAAGAGATTAGTTTCTTTAGTCAATgcgataattaatttatttattttttgtgtttttagtGCAGAATTAGTTATTTGCTGAATTTAGGAAAACAAACATGGGGGGTGGCAAGGATGATGAGACGTCTGATAAGGGGCTGTTTTCACATCTTCATCATGGTCATGGTGCTCCGGGCTACGGATATCCTCCAGGACAGTATCCTCCTCCACCCGGCCAATATCCTCCGCAGGGCTATCCTCCACAACAAGGCTACCCGCCAGCTGGGTACCCGCCACCGGGGGGTTATCCCCCACCCGGTGGATACCCGCCATCTGGTTACCCACATGGTGCTCATCCTGGCCCCTCAGCTCCACATCATTCAGGTATATAATTGTTTACTGGATTtccattatattacttgtctTGTGTCGAAATTGTGAGTCCTTATATAACTTGCGGCATAGATTTTTGGGTTCGTAgaatttattctgattttgacATGCCATTGGTCATTGACTATGGATCCCCATCTTTTCAATATGTGCCGTGTTATCCTTTTTGTACGCATGAGAAGCATGGTTGTCATTCAAGTATTCTTGAAGATGATGAACTTGCTTTCTTGTAATTTAGGACATGGTGGTGGCGTTGCCGGAATGATAGCCGGGGGTGCAGCTGCAGCTGCAGCAGCTCTTGGTGCTCACCACGTGTCACATGGTGCCCACAACATGGGGTATGGTGCCCCCCACATGGGGTATGGTGGTATGCATCATGGAGGCAAGTTCAAGCATGGCAAGCATGGGAAATTCAAGCACGGGAAGCATGGAGGCAAATACAAGCGTGGGAAGCACGGACATGGAATGTTCGGAGGTGGAAAGAACAGGAAATGGAAGTGAGTTTTGTGTATCAACTGGGTTCAGAGCTCTGACTCTACAAAATACTGGTTTAtgtttttcttgaataatcTGCACATTTTTATGATGTCTGGAAGTAGACTTTGTAGGATGTGTTTTGTTTGACACTTTGGCTttgacatatatataaatacagCTGCCTTGCGGCATTTATTATCTTCTGTATAGATGTTCATCCGAGCCGGTGGagaaactttatttattttttctttttggtaccAAAAGTTTACAGGCTCGTTAGTTGTTCTTCTGTTTTGAGTTTGCTTTGAAAGATAGCACCTTTATAAAGATTGATTATCTATCTCCTTTCTGGATGACATTTTTATAACTGAAGGATCTATTGTTATGTTTTGGCAAAAACTCTGTTGTGCATTATTCTAGAGCAGCACCCCCATTCTGTTCAACACATTGAATTGAATTAGTGGGTGGAGCTACTCAAGGCACCTTGAGTTGTTCTTGAAGTATGTATATCttgtttacttattttaattttaattaggttTGAATATTGAGAATTTGAGATTGTATGTTTTGGCAtccattattttaataataatgttaacaATCCCTATATTTAAGTCtcaatttgagttttaatggtACGTGTCATTCATCTATTGgatgattaattttatgacttataaaattatttaacaagcATCTAGTGGATGAGTTAGGACCCATATTGAGACTTAAATATTGGAATACTTAGCATTGTtcttattttagaattttgatCCGGTCATTTATCAGATTTGGTGGATGGAATATCAAGAAAATTGTGATTTATTGGAATATCAAGAAAAATTCCAATAGGAATTGTAATGTAAATTCCCCAAATGgagtaataaaaatttagatctcTAAATGTGCCTaaaataaatcacacataTACATCgacaattgaataaaaaaaatgaagtggACAAATCTGGAACCAGAGTATTagataaaattcatatatataagCTTAACGgtgataagtttttttttattatcatataaGACTATTATTTAGAttacaatttatattaaataaaattattgattagATAATTATTGGAATTAATTTATACTTGATGACGGtaagattgaaaaattattgtacAAAGTGTTTATGTCCTAATTTATATGTCAATAAACTATTAGTTGGATAATTTTTACATTAAGCGGGCTTGACAAGATTGAtactttggaaagatagattGGAGTTAGGTAAGATAGGTAGGAGAAAGGTCGATTATATGGTTATAGAATTAACTAGCTGAGTACATTTTGGATTGGTTGATCAGTCACAATATGCAACCAATTTATATAGCTAGAATAATTTATGAGAATCActtgttcttttttaaatgGTAAGTTTCTACTTTCTAGTGTTGCTTGCCGGTAATTCTAGATCTGATAAATATGGAGAAATCTTTCATAAGATGGTATACCACATCAGCAGTCACTTAGTCATGTCCCATCATCGACACGTAACTACTCTATTTAgcatgagtaatgatacagctacaaactcttgtacaaacttattttgtacaaactgatgtggcatgagaagattggttgaattaaatatcacttggcccacatgatttgtttttattcatttatattttcattcaaccaatgaattaatgccacgtcagtttgtacaaaataagtttgtacaagagtttgtggctgtatcattactcatttaGCATACTGCGATGATATGCTCTAAATATGTGAGTAAAGTTCGAAACCTCAAATCTCTTGTACTatgcacaaaataaaataaattaaaatcgcTTTGAAGTCGCatttttaaacaaatgaattgTTGACTATAGATAGATATTGATTACATATTACTATCCCAAAGgggaaaaagaaggaaaaagaaaaaagaaaaatcaaacaaacagGCAATCCAACACAGCTCCTACCGTAAGCCAAATGTAAATACATATGCATACATTTGTAACAATAACAAATcatgaaataaaagaataagggTTGCGTAATCTTTGCCTGATAAGtgataaatatttctttctcaTCACTTGGGCTGTTCATGTTACGTAAGTTGCACatgggttttgttttgaaatgaGATTCCAAGAACTCATCACCTGGTTCTGGGGTCTCTGATCTTGTAATAACTGTTCTTGATGACcctcaataatattattattgttgcttGAGAACTCATGTATCTCCAGTATTTCAACTCTACGATTGgtcttctttcttattttgattgCCAGGTCCTGTGGGATGAAATTGCCACTCACGCTAACTCTGCACATCTTCTTCTCTATCAGATGACTCTCCAACTCTGTATATATTTAGAGAATATGCGAGTAGTTAATAAGatgaaaaacatatataaGAGAATTAAGGGCTGCTTCAATGGTGAAAAATTTATCTCATTACCTTGCATGTCAAGAAGTGCCCTTCGTACTTTTCTGTAACAACCATTACAGTCGATGTTGATCCTCATCACCATGCAGCAATATTGCATTGTTTGGTTGGTATGCGGAGAAGTTAGAAATAGGCAAACAGAGCTAATGTGTTTAAAAAAAGTGTACAAGAGAAAATGAGCTTATTAAAAGGTAGGATATTAAGAATAAGGATCAATGTATGTGCTGGTAATATGATTTATGGAATCTGATTCTGCTATAAATTCTAAGTGTGAGAATTAATGCAAATATATGTATGTAGCGTAGCCTTGCCTACCCATTATTCTTGACTTCCGTGTATAATTTATTGCAGGTGAACTTGAAGATAAGAGCATCCCTTCCTTTGTTCTGTAGCTATAGGCTAATGCTAGCAGTTATGGAAAGGCATCCTTTGTtgtgtattttgacacatgaGATTCTGTGAACAATAtgtattcaattaattatgtttaaactAAAAGAAACCTTCATATCAGCCAATTGAAGTGGCACAGTTTGCTTGCTGCTCAAAAGCTAAGATTAAAGGTGTTCAcaaagttttattctttacAGTACCCTAAATTTGATTCAAGATTTCAAATGTTCTTTGTTTTTCTGGGAATAGAAGGATCTCTCAATGCTAGCTAGCAGCTAGCTGTCCACAGGTACCAATGAAATGCCAACGCAAAATGatccttttatatatatgcagGGCAGcctgtacacacacacatcaataattacaaatttcataatcacGAAACATTGATTTCATGTAGAATAATCAAATATGTTCATGGAatataaatcttatatatttttggtCTCCAAGGTACATAAGAACAATGGGAAgctaattaagaaaatgaaatacaCTTCAATTAATATCTTTTACACACAACACTCTTAGCTGCGATATATAGAACTGTAAATTGCATTGACTTGCAAGATTCAACTATAGGATGGAAACCATGCAGTGCCCTTAACAGCCTTGTTCGATTGATTATTCTTGACACCAACAGCAGCTTTTCCTGAAGATTCTTCACTTGCAGATTTATAAGTAAGAATCACTTTCTTCTCCGATACAAGGACCTCCATAGACTCCACATCTGCGGTCGTAATTAATACGATTTAGTTACATGAAGAATGAAGTTAATACATATTCTTCTTCTGAAAATGCTGATTCAGAATTTCATCAGGCATTGTAACGTACCATTAACTCTTGAAATAGCATTGGCTATTCTGTCTTGGCACCTGTCGCATCTCAAATCAGCTGCTAAAATCACTTCCTGAGACTAAAataaaagggcaaaaaaaaaaaaaaagaagaaaattccCAATTGATCTCTTGCAAAAGCATACAATAGAGATTGTTATATACATCCAATCTTGAATCAACCAAGAGAAAGAGAACCAACCAGAGAAGCCATTGTTGAAGAATTAGACAAAGCCTGCGCCGGTCTGAGGAAGAAACAGTAGTGAATTATTGGAGGTGCAGACTAGTCTTCTTATCCCAACAAATCATCCAGTTAAGGCTAACTTTATGGACCAATTGCATATATAGTGCTTAAGTTTCTTTGGGCAAATTTGGACCATTTTTTGATTGAGAAAGggcatccttttttttttttagctaaTTCAGTTCAGACAAGAGCAAAGCGATGGAGATAGAGCATGTGATTTGCATGATAAATATTGACAATGATACATACAACACTAACCCTCTTTTTTCACTTTACATGCTTCTGTTATTCTTCAAATACATATATGACTGAAGACCATACGCCGCATTTCAATGGCTTTACGGAAGAGTTCTTTAAGGTCCATATGTAGCCTAATATTTCTATGGATTTGGctcatataaattattttctaatagaTGCTCAGTCAAAATGTTAAGTCCCTACTATTTGGCATTTGCCCTAATGGATAATGTCACCGGCAAAGTTTAAGTGTGGCCACCAAGGGACCAAAGATTATGAAATGGAGAGATACATGCTTCTAAAACTTTTGGGTCGAGCACAAGTAGTTACTTCTCTTACGACTTTTTTCAATCAAGAAACTCCCTAGAgaactaaagaaaataattctcAATCCTAATAAATCGATTTCCTAAAATGTGACCTTACAGTTGATACCagaattaaattgttttgcaattaaatatttacctCTTGAACTTATAccaatttgtaaattttttgagCTTGAAAGTACTGTGGGTCAGTTACTTGCCAGAGAGAACCAGAGAATTAGAAGTGCATGCAGAACAACAATACGCACCATGCACAATGCATGTCACAACCCACACTAGAAAAAATGCGCTTTCCATTTATATTTCACCTTCAAAACCCCAATTTCTATCACCAGGAAAACCACACACCAACACCTTTGCTCCTCTCCTAATTTCTCTCAACACACCACACCACAGCATGGCCCTTCTTCACTCTCTTCCTGCCATTGTCACCGCCGCCTCCCTGATCACACTCCTTGCAATTGCCCTCCCTCACCCTGCCAATTCTCAGGCCCCTACCATAACCAGCTGCATATCCCACTTGCTGCCTCTCTCTCCATGTGTACCTTTCGTGCAAGGCAAGGCACAGACACCGGCACAGACTTGCTGTATCAACCTCCAGCAAGTCTACACCCAAAAGCCGCGTTGTCTTTGCCTCTTGGTTAATGGCACTGCTGTGGGTAATATGCCTATTAACTCCACACTTGCCACGCGGCTGCCTGCTGCTTGTAACCTTAAAGTTGACGCCTCTCAATGTTCAGGTATCGTATCAACCTCTTCAGCAGAATCATAATGGCATTACTGTTTCAATTTGTTACATTGGATTTATGTACTTAATTATAACCCAAGATTCTTATGAAGGTGTTGGTGTGCCAGTGCCTCCTAGTCATGCTGGTCATCAAGTCTCTCTTGGATCAAACACAAATGCTACTATTGCTGGTATGCAAATTTGCTTCACCCCTTGCATCCTCTGTGTAATACtctattcttttccttttttactaGTTTCTCCACCAGGagtcttctctctctctctctctgttttttttttttaggcttCTCTGTAATGCACATTTTTGGTCTCTTTCAAATTCCAGCTTCTCCTATGGTGGTCCCGGGTGCATCGACGATGGCTAGCAGCACGGTACATGGCTGTCCCTGGAATGCCGGTGCAAAGTTGAACACAGAAGGTCAATTGGCGGTAATGGCTGCTGGGTTCTCTATGTTTGCACTGTATTACGCATGAATTTTTACATCTAATCAATTCTAGATAGGTAATTATGTTATGTCCGGTGAATTTATCTACTACTCACCAGTATTAGGATTTACTAATCAGTTATGGTGTAATTTACCTTATTCTAATGTATTTGGATTTTGGATGTTATCCTTCCATTGGATTTGTCATTATAAAGTGGTTTTATTCATCAACCAGGGCAGCAGAAGCATATTTactatagaaaaaataataacaaattaaaaatcagaTAATTTCTCTGAAAGAAAGGAATGTGCAGATTTCCCAAAATCTACTAACAGGCAACTTCCATTCCTTCAACAAGACCATGAAACATAGCAATACAAAAAGCATTCTTGCACAACCAAGTCAGATCAGTTATGATTTCAATTAGACACCCCAAATTTGTTGACATTTTCCCTGAAATTATTGACAATTCCTTGTTCATTTAAGCGGCAGGGGAGAAACCCTGCCTGCGAATACACCAAAATGTAAGAGATGAAAGAAAGAGCGTTGGACAGAAACCAAATCTGATAACTTTTGAAAAAGTGCATGAGACCAAATCAATAGACATCTTGACAATTTGCAGCAAGTGCATTATAACAGATTTATGTATCATAAACCAATATCTCACAAAATATTGAGATACATTTGAGGAAGAGAATTACAAACATTACCTAATAAATTGAGGGCAGGGCAGTGTGTGCAGTCGGGATTTCTTCTGGCTAGAACTATATCATGTCTGGGATATACAATCCTTTACAACAACTAATCCAAACTAGGTGCTACCTCAGTTGGATTCGACTCAAAGACATCTGAATTAGATGCGTCGGGTCCTTCCAAAAGGTCTCGAGATTGGACTGACTCTTTGTACGCAGGTGTCTCTTTAAAATCTGTTGCTCCTTCATTATATGTGGCCACCGCGATCCCACAGGCAACTAGCTGTTAAGGTAAAATAGAACATTATCATGAAGCATAAGAAACAGATATGTATACAAATATTATGTATCCCCAGGCTAGAATGCtgtagttatatttttttggtcaTCTCTTTCATCACTCAATTTCAACCTTCAGAAAGATGCATTTCACTACCACTACTACCACCACCTTGAAATATTATCATGTGATCATGTGAGAAACACAATCTATTCAGTTCAATTCTGTGATAACcttttgataacaaataagTTTATCACAAGCAGATAATTGAACCAAGATCTTTAATCACATATAGAGTGCTAAAGCTAAACTAATGAATCAGATTTCTCTTCCAGGGATTTCTAGCAGGCCAGGCACAAGGTCTCCTTACTCAGGACGATCCAAGGTCCAATAATGCGCCAATTCTAAAGAGTTATTCCCTTGTGTGTCCTTAGCATGAGATTGCAAAGTGCAATAGCTTAAACTATGGGCATACAGAAACCTCCATGCATTGCTATCACCCTATATGGTGTTAAGATTGGGcaactataaattaaaagttacagtTCTTATTTGGTATGCTAACTACTGTGACTTGAAAGCTAAGTTTTATTAGAGCATCACTAAAAggcttttcaaataagattttattacttatttgaagagccacATTAATATTCAAAACTC encodes:
- the LOC102622887 gene encoding glycine-rich protein A3 translates to MGGGKDDETSDKGLFSHLHHGHGAPGYGYPPGQYPPPPGQYPPQGYPPQQGYPPAGYPPPGGYPPPGGYPPSGYPHGAHPGPSAPHHSGHGGGVAGMIAGGAAAAAAALGAHHVSHGAHNMGYGAPHMGYGGMHHGGKFKHGKHGKFKHGKHGGKYKRGKHGHGMFGGGKNRKWK
- the LOC102622889 gene encoding uncharacterized protein LOC102622889 isoform X2, translating into MPINSTLATRLPAACNLKVDASQCSGVGVPVPPSHAGHQVSLGSNTNATIAGMQICFTPCILCLLLWWSRVHRRWLAARYMAVPGMPVQS
- the LOC102622889 gene encoding non-specific lipid transfer protein GPI-anchored 10 isoform X1, whose translation is MPINSTLATRLPAACNLKVDASQCSGVGVPVPPSHAGHQVSLGSNTNATIAASPMVVPGASTMASSTVHGCPWNAGAKLNTEGQLAVMAAGFSMFALYYA